Genomic segment of Fundidesulfovibrio magnetotacticus:
ACCCGGGGCGTGAACGTGTGGTGCGCGGCGGGCAAGGGCACGTTCGGCACGCGCGAACTGGTCCGGCGCATCGGGGCCGTGGGCCTGGAGCGCGTGGTGCGCCACCGCCGCGTGGTGGTCCCGCAGCTGGGCGCGCCGGGGGTGAACGCCCGGGAGGTGAAGGCCGGCAGCGGGTTCCGGGTGCTCTTCGGCCCGGTGCGCGCGGCCGACGCGCCCGCCTACCTGGCCGCCGGGATGAAGGCCACGCCCGCCATGCGGCGGGTGGACTTCCCGGCCGCCGAGCGCGTGAAGGTGGGGCTGGTGGAGTTCGCCAACGAGCGCAAGACCCTGGCCTGGGCGGCCGTCGCGTTCTTCGCCCTGGCGGGGCTGGGCAGCGGCTGGTTCTCCTTTGCCCGGGCCTTCACGGGCCTGTGCTGGGGCATGGGGTCGCTCCTTCTGGGATTTCTGGCGGGCAACGTGCTCCTGCCGCTGCTCCTGCCCCGGCTGCCGGGCCGCGCCTTCAGCCTGAAGGGGGCCGAGGCGGGAATCCTGGCGGGCGCGGCGGCGCTGCTGGCGGGGCTTCCGGCGGCGGGAGCGGCCGGGGCGTGGCTGGGGGCCGTGGTGGGCGGCAGCTGGTGGGGAATGCACTTCACGGGCTCGTCCACGTACACCTCGCCCACGGGCGTGGAACGCGAGATGCGCCGGGCCATCCCCGCCCAGGCCGCCGGGCTGCTGGCGGCCCTGGCCCTGTGGCGCTGGGGCCTGGGCTGGTAGCAGCCTGTTGGAAAATTCTCGCTGGCTGCATTGCAGGGAAAAGCCAAACCCTCACGTATGAGAAATACGCTTCGGGCTTGGCTTTTTCCCTGCGCCTTGCCAGCGAGCTTTTTGAACAGGCTGCAAGAAGCGACTTTTTCAACAGCCTGTTAGGGAGGCGAGACGATGAACGCACTGCGCTACATCGAGGGCGTGGCCACGCTCCGGCTGGACGAATCCCTCTGCACGGGGTGCGGCACGTGCCGCGAGGTGTGCCCCCATGCGGTGTTCGGCCACGCCCCGGGCAAGGCGCGCCTGGCCGACCCCGGGGCCTGCATGGAGTGCGGGGCCTGCGCCCTCAACTGCCCCGAGGGGGCCCTGACGGTGAGCCAGGGCGTGGGCTGCGCCCGGGCCATCATCCACGGCTGGATCACAGGAGGCCCGCCCTCGTGCGACTGCGGGGGCGACGGCTCCTCCACCTGCTGCTAGCGCCGCACGCCCGGCGCACGGGCTTCGTGCCGGGTGATGCGCACGTCATGCGGCGCTGAAGGGGCTGCGTGCACGCGACGCCGCGTCACCGCTTCGCCCGGCCGGACGAGCGACCGGCCGGGCGTCCGCGCTATTTCATGTACGACCCGCCAAGGGCGAAGCCGGGCCCCAGGAGCGGCCCCAGGCCGAAGTACTGCCGCGAGCCGGGGGCGTAGAGCACCGTGCCCATGCTCTCCAGGTTGATGCGCCCCTCGGGGCCCACCACGCCGGGATCGGCCTTCACGTCCTTGATCTCGCCCACGAACTGGGTGTGCAGGCCCAGCTCGTGCACGTGGGCCAGCTGGCACTCCACCACGAGCGGAAACTCCTCGATGAAGGGGGCGTCCACCAGCTGGCTCTTGGCCGCCGTGAGCCCCGCCACCGCGAACTTGTCGGCGTCGCGCCCCGAGGCCATGCCGAAGTAGTCGGTCACGGCGGCCTGGTCCTGGCTCGGAATGCACACGGTGAAGGCGCGGCGGGCCATGATGCAGCCGTGGGTGTAGGTGGCGGCGCGCAGCGAGATGGCCAGGCACGGCGGCTTGGAGCAGCAGATGCCGCCCCAGGCGATGGTGGCGCCGGTGGCCTTTCCGGCCTGGTCGTAGGCGCAGACCACCCAGGCAGGGGTGGGAGAGGCCAGGGTCTTGGCCCCGAGGGAAGTCTTCATGACCGATACTCCTTGGATGGCTGGTTACCAGCGGTTTTCGTGGACGCGCTCGGGCCGGAAGCGGTCGGCGCGATGCGCGGGCTGCCCGGGAACGCCCACGGGAACCCAGCTGTGGGGGATCACCTGGGCGGGCACGCCCAGAAGCTTGCGGAAGTTCTCCACCCTGTCGGCCTCGGGCCACACGCCCACCCACACGGCCCCCAGGCCCTGGGCGTGCAGGGCCAGCAGCAGGTTCTGAACGGCGGCGGCGCAGTCCAGGGGCCAGTAGCCGGGATATTTCTCCAGCGCCGGATCGGCGCAGACCAGCACGCCCGCCTGGGCCTGGCGCGACATGGCCGCGTAGGGATGGAAGCCGGGCACGGCGTCCAGCAGGGCGCGCTCGCGCACCAGCACGAAGTGCCAGGGCTGGGCGTTGCCCGCGCTGGGGGCGCTCATGGCGGCCTCCAAGGCGGTATTCAGGGCCTCGGGGTCCACCGGGTCGGCGGTGAACTGGCGGATGGAGCGCCGGGTGAAAAGGCAGTCGAGGGCGTCCATGAGGGACCTCCTTGGCGCGCGGGCGCGCCTCTGTCAGCTTTACGGCGAATCCCGAAGACGGGGTTCGCGGGAGCCGCCAACGGGCGGCAAAGCCGCCCTGCTTCGGCGCGCTGGCGCGCCTTTCCCCTGCACCGGCGGGGGGGCGGCGTCAAGAACGGTCCCGGATGTTAGCGGCCCAGCCGGGGGCCGGATCAGACCATTCCTTCGAGGGCCTCGATCACCGCCGCGAAGTCCAGCTCCCCCAGGCCCTTGGACATGGCCTGGTTGAAGATCTGGAGGTTGGCGAAGGCGCTGGGGGCCGGGCAGCGCATGTCGGTGGCCGTGTCGGTGACGAAGCGCAGGTCCTTGTGCATGTGCTTGAGCGGGAACTGGGCCGGAAACTTGCGCTGCAGGAGCATCTGCTCCTTGACCTTGAAGAGGTCGCAGGCCAGCGGACCGCCCAGCGCCACCTGGAGCATGGCCTCGTCCGTGAGCCCCCCCGCGCGCCCGAACACGAGCATTTCGCAAAGGCTCTCCATCATGGAGGCCAGGAGCAGGTTCACGGACATCTTCATCATGGACCCTTTGGGGGCCTCGCCGCAGTAGACCACCTTCTTCCCCATGGACATGAACAGGGGCTCCAGGGCGTCCACGGCGTCACGCGGCCCGCCCGCCAGGATCACCAGCGCGCCCTGCTGGGCCGGAACCTTGGAGCCCGAGACGGGCGCGTCCACGAACACGGCCCCGGCGGCCCCGAGCTTCCCGGCCAGGGAGGCGCAGTAGGCCGGGGGGACAGTGCTCATGTTCACCACGGTCTTGCCCGGACCCAGGGCCGGGCCCATGCCGTTCTCACCCCAGAGCACGGCGTCGACGGCCCCGGGGCCGGTGAGCATCAGCACCAGCACGTCGCGGCATCGGGCCAGCTCCAGGGGGGTGGCGGCAATCTCCAGGCCTTCGGCGTCCCCCGAGGCCAGGGGCGAACGGTTGTACACGGCCACATGGTGGCCGGCCTTGGCGGCGTTGCGCGCCATGGCCTTGCCCATGATGCCCATCCCGGCGAATCCGACGGCGAGTTTCATTTGTCTGGTCCTTGGGCTATGGGTTTCCCGGACGCCCGCGAGGCGGGCACCACAAGCCTATCCATCCGTTCCGGGCGGCAAGTCAATGGACAACGTGACGCGCATCCTCCATCTGGACATGGACGCCTTCTTCGCCTCGGTGGAGCAGCTGGACGACCCGTCGCTGCGCGGCCTGCCCGTGATCGTGGGCAAGGGCGACCGGGGGGTGGTGTCTGCTGCGTCCTACGAGGCCCGGGCCTACGGGGTGCGCTCGGCCATGCCCGTGGCCCACGCGCGCAGGCTCTGCCCGCAGGGGGTGTTCGTTGCCGGGCGCATGAGGCGCTATGCCGAGATTTCGCGCCAGGTGATGGCCGTGCTGGGCGAGTTCTCCCCCCTGGTGGAGCAGGCCAGCGTGGACGAGGCCTACATGGACGTGACCGGCGCCGACCGGCTCTTCGGCCCCCCGGCGGAGCTGGCGCGCAAACTCCAGGCGCGGGTGCGCGAGGCTGTCGGGCTCTCGTGCTCGGTGGGCGTGGCGCCGGTGAAGTTCCTGGCCAAGATCGCCTCGGACTACCGCAAGCCCGGCGGCGTGACCATCATCGAGCCCCACGAGGTGGAGGCCTTCCTGCGAGACCTGCCCGTGGGGAAGATACCCGGCGTGGGAGGCAAGACCCTGCCGCGCCTGGCCTCTCTGGGCGTCAAGACCTGCGGGGACGTGCTGCGCTATTCGGCCGAGTTCTGGGAGGCGCGCCTGGGCGAGTGGGGCCTGGCCCTGCACGCCCGGGCCGGCGGGAGGGGCTCGACGCACATCGTCACCGACAGCGAGCCCAAGTCCTCCAGCGCGGAGAACACCTTCGAGAAGGACCTCTCGGATCCCGAGGCCCTCAAACGCTGGCTGCTGCGCCAGTCCGAGCGCGTGGGGCGCGACCTGCGCAAACACGGGCTGGCAGGCCGCACCGTGACGCTCAAGATAAAGTTCAGCGACTTCAAGCAGATCACCCGCAGCCACACCCTGGCCGAGCCCACCGACACCGACGAGGAGATATTCGCCACGGCCTGCCGCCTGCTGGACCAGGAGCGCCTGGCCAAGGCCGTGCGCCTGATCGGCGTGGGCGTCTCCAACTTCGCCAGGGGGCCAAGACAGCTTGCCCTGGTGGAGGACCGCGCGAAAGTCCGGGCCTCCAGGCTCGACCGCGCCGTGGACGCCATCCGCGACAAGCACGGCAAGGCCGCCGTGAAGCGGGGAAGGCTCTTCGAGGAGTGAGGGCACCCCTGCAGGCGTGGTGACAAGCCCGGGCGCATCGTATAGCGTTGCGGCGAGGATTCTTTCTGTCATTCCGGGCCTCACGCGCCCGGCCGCCCAGGAGTTCCCGCCGTGAAACAGTCCCCTCCCCTGCTCGTGAGGCTGCTGCTGGCCCTGACCAGCCGCTACAGCATCGTGCTCATCAACGTGCTGCTCGTGGCCATCGGCGTGCTCTCGCTCAAGGAACTCGCCCCGCTCCTGTTCAACGCCCAGGACAACACGAAGGAGATGGAAGACATCGTGGAGAACCTGGGCGTGATCCTCATCGGCTACGGCGTGGCCATCGAGGAGCGCCACGCCTTCATGAACATCTTCAGGCTCTACCCCGAACACGAGGACAAGACCCAGGCCGCCGTGGATCATCACTGCCACGAATACGGACTGTGCTATCTGCTGCTGGGGCTCTTCATGGAAGTGTGCGTGGCCTTGGTGAAGCTGCCGAACTCCATCGTGGACACCAGCCAGGAGGAGCTGCTCCTCTTCGGCATCGGCGCCGTGCTGCTGGCCTGGAGCGCATGGCTCATGCTCCGGCACTGCGCGGTCCTGCTGCGGCCGGGGCGGTTCGACGCGCCCGAGGGGCATGGCCTGGGCTGAACCGGGCCTCCGCGCCCCTCCCGGCCGGACTGGAACGGAAGGGCCTCAACGGGCTACTGGATACAACAGCCCGTACATCGCCTGGTTCCCCAGAATCCTTTTCACGTAGTCGCGGGTCT
This window contains:
- the hgcA gene encoding mercury methylation corrinoid protein HgcA; translation: MRELILPGTPGRSDTGASPRRPPGEGAPLSPSCCTPAPQPCCAPSAAPGPEAGASSCCAPPSRPCCDPSAAPGPGAGAPSCCTPDPAPSCCAPSGASSCCGPAAPALPEIPGYRRWHFVERFLETPAGPVPVVKTRLERPDRLGAALVRLGVGRGDYRVAPGLYAVGSPGPESPVLATANYKLTFDSLRRELSGLDAWLLVLDTRGVNVWCAAGKGTFGTRELVRRIGAVGLERVVRHRRVVVPQLGAPGVNAREVKAGSGFRVLFGPVRAADAPAYLAAGMKATPAMRRVDFPAAERVKVGLVEFANERKTLAWAAVAFFALAGLGSGWFSFARAFTGLCWGMGSLLLGFLAGNVLLPLLLPRLPGRAFSLKGAEAGILAGAAALLAGLPAAGAAGAWLGAVVGGSWWGMHFTGSSTYTSPTGVEREMRRAIPAQAAGLLAALALWRWGLGW
- the hgcB gene encoding mercury methylation ferredoxin HgcB — encoded protein: MNALRYIEGVATLRLDESLCTGCGTCREVCPHAVFGHAPGKARLADPGACMECGACALNCPEGALTVSQGVGCARAIIHGWITGGPPSCDCGGDGSSTCC
- a CDS encoding flavin reductase family protein, whose protein sequence is MKTSLGAKTLASPTPAWVVCAYDQAGKATGATIAWGGICCSKPPCLAISLRAATYTHGCIMARRAFTVCIPSQDQAAVTDYFGMASGRDADKFAVAGLTAAKSQLVDAPFIEEFPLVVECQLAHVHELGLHTQFVGEIKDVKADPGVVGPEGRINLESMGTVLYAPGSRQYFGLGPLLGPGFALGGSYMK
- a CDS encoding nitroreductase family protein, coding for MDALDCLFTRRSIRQFTADPVDPEALNTALEAAMSAPSAGNAQPWHFVLVRERALLDAVPGFHPYAAMSRQAQAGVLVCADPALEKYPGYWPLDCAAAVQNLLLALHAQGLGAVWVGVWPEADRVENFRKLLGVPAQVIPHSWVPVGVPGQPAHRADRFRPERVHENRW
- a CDS encoding NAD(P)-dependent oxidoreductase, whose protein sequence is MKLAVGFAGMGIMGKAMARNAAKAGHHVAVYNRSPLASGDAEGLEIAATPLELARCRDVLVLMLTGPGAVDAVLWGENGMGPALGPGKTVVNMSTVPPAYCASLAGKLGAAGAVFVDAPVSGSKVPAQQGALVILAGGPRDAVDALEPLFMSMGKKVVYCGEAPKGSMMKMSVNLLLASMMESLCEMLVFGRAGGLTDEAMLQVALGGPLACDLFKVKEQMLLQRKFPAQFPLKHMHKDLRFVTDTATDMRCPAPSAFANLQIFNQAMSKGLGELDFAAVIEALEGMV
- a CDS encoding DNA polymerase IV, with the translated sequence MTRILHLDMDAFFASVEQLDDPSLRGLPVIVGKGDRGVVSAASYEARAYGVRSAMPVAHARRLCPQGVFVAGRMRRYAEISRQVMAVLGEFSPLVEQASVDEAYMDVTGADRLFGPPAELARKLQARVREAVGLSCSVGVAPVKFLAKIASDYRKPGGVTIIEPHEVEAFLRDLPVGKIPGVGGKTLPRLASLGVKTCGDVLRYSAEFWEARLGEWGLALHARAGGRGSTHIVTDSEPKSSSAENTFEKDLSDPEALKRWLLRQSERVGRDLRKHGLAGRTVTLKIKFSDFKQITRSHTLAEPTDTDEEIFATACRLLDQERLAKAVRLIGVGVSNFARGPRQLALVEDRAKVRASRLDRAVDAIRDKHGKAAVKRGRLFEE